The Priestia megaterium NBRC 15308 = ATCC 14581 region AGAAGATACGTTAGAAAACTTGTTAACGCGTCTATTAGAAAATGACGTGCGAGAAGAATTTGCTGTGAAGATCGAGCACGCTATCGATGTATATGCAATGTTCTTTGACCGTTTAAGTGAAGCAAGTACAGAAATCGTTGGTTCTAGCCGTAAAGAAGTAGCCCGCACAAACGGATTACAAAGTGTAGGAAAAGAACTTTTATCGCTGCTTGAGCATATCGGAAACGAGCTTGTGTTTGAGAGTGAGACCTATACAGTAGACGAGTATACGCTGCGAATTGTAGATGAGTACCTAGATCAAATTGATTATTCGCTGCGCTTATTTATGGACAACGAAAATGCCATCTACTGGGTAGAAGAAAATAACTGGCAGCTGACGTTGGTTATTATGCCGCAAGCAGTAAAAGACGTCTTAAAAGAACGAGTATTTGCGAAGAAAATACCATATATTTTCACTTCTGCGACTCTTTCAGATAACCAATCGTTCGATTATTTAGCATATAGCTTAGGAATTGCAAAGCCGCTTTCTTTTTCTGTTGAATCGCCATTTGATTATGATGAGCAAATGAAAATTGCGGTAAAAAATGTTTCGGATGATCAAGAAGAAGCGTTTGCTGAAAAATTCGCCTTTGCTGTTGCGCAGCTCGAAAAAACGAACGGACGAGCACTTTTACTGTTTAACAGCAAAGAAGAACTAGAGATGTTCAAAGAAGTTTCCAAAGAGTTAAATCAGTACACATTTTTATTTGAAGGCGATCAAGAAATCAGTAAATTAGTATCTCAGTTCCAAAGGGAAGAAGAAACGATTTTATGCGCTGTTCATTTGTGGGAAGGATTGGATATTCCTGGACCTTCGCTATCTAATGTAATTATTTGGTCTCTGCCGTATCCACCAAATGATCCGGTCTTTGAAGCAAAGCGCAATCAAGTAGTCGATCCATTCTGGGATGCAGATATGCCGTATATGCTTCTTCGCTTAAAGCAAGGAGTTGGAAGGCTGATTCGCTCTCATAACGATAAGGGTCTAATCACGATCTTTATGCCAAAAAGCACAGATTCAAAAGTGCGTTCAATCATTGAACAAAATGTCCCAACGAAAATAGAAAACGTATAAAAAAGCGCGGTTGTAGCCGCGCTTTTTTATACGTATAATAGATTGAATATTCAGTTATATACATGCCGTTACTATTATGATAAAATAATTTATGGTGAAATAAGGAAAGTAAGGAGGAAAAACAATGAGAGAAGACATACAGAAAATTGAGAAACAGTTTTATGAATACATGAATAAAATCAAAAGTTATCAAGAGGCAATCGGAGTGATGTACTGGGATTTGAGGACGGGTGCTCCAAAAAAAGGGGCGGATCAGCGTTCTGAAGTTATTGGTATGATTTCATCAGAAGCGTTCAATCTTTCTGTTTCTGATGAAATGGCAGGTTTTATTGAGAAATTAACGAACCCTGAGTCACAGCCTTACATAAACGATATTACGAAAAAAGCAGTGGAAGAATGTAAAAAAGAATATGATTTAAATAAAAAGATTCCTCCGCATGAATATAAAGAATACGTTACATTAACTTCAAAAGCTGAGTCGGTTTGGGAAGACGCAAAAGAAAAAGCAGATTTTGCTTTATTTCAACCTTACCTCGAAAAAATTGTAGCGTTCAATCAGAAGTTTGTGGAGTATTGGGGGTATGAAGGAAACAAATATAACCGTTTATTAGACCTTTTTGAACCGGGGATGACGGTTGAAATCTTAGACGAGGTATTTGGAAAGCTACGGGAGCATATTGTGCCTCTTGTTCAGCGAATCGCCGGGTCGAATACAAAGCCAAATACGGAATTTTTATTCCGTACTTTCCCAAAAGAAGCGCAAAAGCAATTTAGTCTAGACGTGTTAAAAACGCTTGGCTATGATTTTGAAGCGGGGCGACTTGATGAAACAGTCCATCCTTTTGCTACTGGCTTAAACCCGGGAGATGTGCGCATCACGACTAAGTATGCTGAAAACGATTTCCGAACGGCTATTTTTGGAACGATTCACGAATGCGGCCATGCTTTATATGAGCAAAATATTTCAAAGGATCTTGTCGGTACGGTTCTATGTGAAGGTACTTCAATGGGAATTCATGAATCGCAGTCGCTGTTTTTTGAGCAGTTTGTCGGAAAAAATAAAGCATTTTGGCAGCATCATTACCACGTACTAAAAGAGCATGCGCCGGGACAATTTGACGATGTAGATTTAGAAGATTTTTACCGAGGAGTAAATGAGGCGAAACCGTCGCTTATTCGTATTGAAGCAGATGAGTTAACGTATCCTCTTCATATTATGATTCGCTATGAGATTGAAAAGGGATTAATAAACGGAGAATATAAAGTTGCAGATTTACCAGAAATTTGGAATGAGAAATACGAAGAATATTTAGGAGTTCGTCCAGGTCACGATGGAGAAGGCGTGCTTCAGGACGTACACTGGGCCGGAGGAAGCTTTGGGTATTTCCCTTCCTACGCTCTTGGCTATATGTACGCAGCTCAGTTTAAGCATACCATGTTAAAAGACTTGCCCAATTATGATGAACTCCTCGAAAAAGGAGAAATTTCGCCGATTACAAATTGGCTAACAGAACATATTCATCAGTACGGAAAAATGAAAAAGCCTCTTGAAATTTTAAACGATGTAACGGAAGAAGGCTTAAATGTAGATTATTTAATTCAGTATCTAGAAAAGAAATATGGAGAAATTTATCACGTATAAAAAGCGCTATAACCGAATATTATGTTTTGTATCACAAGTAAATGTTCGAAAATATCGTTTTTAGATATTTTCAAATAAAAGATTTGCTGATATAATACAATTAACTCAATAACGCACTCATATAATGACGAGAATAAGGCTCGTAAGTATCTACCAAACTACCGTAAATAGTTTGACTATGGGTGAGCGATGAAGTTTGTTTTTCACTTTTGTGCGTAAAAGCTCAAAGACATTGCTCTACTCATATACGAGTGCAGCTATGTTTTTGAGCTTTTTTAATACAAACGTTGGAGGAACGAACTATGAAAGCTTTGCAAAACAAAATTTTAACAGATGGTATCGTATTATCAGACACGGTTTTAAAAGTAGACACATTTTTAAACCACCAAATGGATCCTGTATTAATGAAAGAAATTGGAGAAGAATTCGCTTCGCGTTTTGAAGATGCAGGAATTACGAAGATTTTAACGATTGAATCATCTGGAATTGCTCCAGCGATTATGACCGCATTGAAGCTAAACGTTGAGATGGTGTTTGCTAGAAAAAGAAAATCTTTAACACTTCAAGACGGACTCATTACATCAAAAGTATATTCATTTACAAAAAAAGAAGAAAATGAAATTTCAGTTGCTGATAAATTTATTCAAGAAGATGACGTGATTTTAATTATTGATGACTTTTTAGCAAACGGTCAAGCTGCATTCGGCTTGATGGATATCGTGCAAAAAGCAGGTGCTAAAGTAGGCGGCATTGGTATTGTTATTGAAAAAGCGTTTCAAGATGGAGGAAAACAAATTCGTCAATCAGGCGTTAAAGTAGAATCATTAGCACGCATTCAGTCTTTATCAAATGGTAAAGTGACATTTGTTGAAGATAAACCAACAGTGGAGGTTTAATATGAATAAAGGAAAAGTCTTTTCACTTGGTTTACAGCATGTTTTAGCTATGTACGGAGGTGCGATTGTTGTTCCGCTTATTGTTGGAGGAGCCATTGGCTTGACTCAGCAGCAGCTTACGTATTTAGTGGCGATTGACTTATTTATGTGCGGTGTGGCAACACTACTGCAAGTATGGAAAAATCGTTTTTTTGGAATTGGTCTTCCAGTTGTATTAGGGTGTACGTTTACTGCCGTAGGACCTATGATTTCAATTGGAGGTTCTTACGGCGTTTCCTCCATATATGGTTCTATTATCGTGGCTGGTTTACTCATCGTCCTTCTTTCTGCTTTTTTAGGTAAATTGGTTAAGTTTTTCCCTCCTTTAGTTACAGGTTCGGTTGTAACGATTATTGGAATTACGTTAATTCCCGTAGCGATTAAAGATTTAGCCGGAGGAGAAGGAAGTAAAGATTTTGGCAGCTTGAGCAATCTAGGTTTAGGTTTTGGCGTTTTGTTATTAATTATTGTTCTGTATCGATTTACAAAAGGATTTATGCGCTCCGTCTCTGTGTTATTAGGATTAGTTGTTGGAACAATTGCAGCGTCTTTTATGGGAAAAGTCGATTTTTCCGGCGTAAAAGGAGAAGCGTGGGTTCATATGCCACATGTGCTGTACTTTGGGATGCCAACTTTTAATATTATGGCCATTCTGACAATGTTCCTTGTTTTACTTGTTGGCATTGTCGAGTCAACAGGCGTTTATTTTGCTGTTAGTGATATTTGTAAAAAAGAAGTGGATGAAAAAGATTTGTCTAAAGGCTATCGTGCAGAAGGATTGGCCATTTTATTAGGCGGATTTTTTAACGCATTTCCTTATACAGCGTATTCTCAAAATGTAGGACTTTTACAGTTGTCAGGTGTTCGCACAAGAAATGTTGTATTTGCAGCGAGTGGAATTTTAATCGTTTTGGGTTTTCTACCTAAAATCGCAGCCGTGACGACAGTTATCCCGAGCTCTGTACTTGGAGGAGCAATGGTAGCTATGTTTGGAATGGTAATCTCTTCAGGTATTAAAATCCTTAGTCAAGTTGATTTAGCCAAACAAGAAAATCTTCTTGTGATTGCATGTTCGGTTGGCATGGGTCTAGGGGTGACGGTTGTACCTGAAATCTTCAAAAACTTACCAGAGAGTCTTCAAGTTCTTACTGGAAGCGGTATTGTAATGGGGAGCTTTACAGCAATCTTTTTAAATATTGTCTTTAATATGATGAAATCACCACGTACGCAAGTTGCAGAAACAAAGTTAACAAATGAAGTAGTATCGAAATAAAAAGAGGCTAGAACAAAAGTATTTTAGTGAAGAAGATCCGAACGATTAATCGTTCGGATCTTTTCATTGTCCTAAGGAACATAGCTTTAACAAGCGATCCATAGCAGATCATTTGTCCAATTTGTTCGTCTTTCCTATTAAGACCGTGTTTTGAAAAAGAGTGTATAAAGCATTTTCCCCACGTCAGGGTTTTTTGCCACTAATGAAATTTCTCTTTTGAATTTGAAGTCTGTAATGGGTAACGCTTTAATGTTTGAGCTTTGTAAATGGCGCATAAAAATTTCAGGGAGAATTGAAATACCTAAATTAGCTGAAATAAATCCCATAATACTTTGCGCAAATTCAATTTCATTGGAAATGGAAATTTTTAAGTTATGACGCTTGTACGCTTTTTCTACTAGTGTCCGAACATCGCACCTTGGGGGGAGAACTACAATGGGTTCTTCTTTGAAATCTTCAAATAATACGCTTTCTTTTTCGGCTATCGGGTGCTGATCATTCACAAATAAATAAAAGTCTTCTTTGAACAATAGTTTTGACCAGTAAGTATGTTGAACCTCTCGATCATCAAATAAAGCCCCGTCAATTTGATTGCTTTCTAACTGCTCTAACAAATCATAATAGTGATGCGAGGTTTTTATATCAATATGGCGATTGTGCTCTTTAGCAGAAGCCAGTTGATAAGGTAAGTAAAAAGCAGCCATACTTTGCCACGTTCCGATAGTTAAATCACAAGCTTCTTGCGTAGACACTAATTTTTTTTGAAGAGCATGAACACTTGAAAGTATGGATTCACCTTCTTGTAAAAGAATTTCACCCGCTGAGGTTAATTCTACTCCTGTAGCGGAGCGAATAAAGTGACACATGGCAAAAAGACGGACGCATTCGCAAATTAACATTTACTGGTTCAACAGCGGTTGGTAAACATTTAATGCGCGGTGCTGCGGATACTGTGAAAAAATTATCGCTGGAATTAGGCGGTCACGCACCGTTTATCGTAACAGAAAATGCAGATTTAGACGCTGCTGTAAACGGCGTAATTGCTTCTAAGTTTGTCAACGCAGGTCAAACGTGCATCTGCACAAACCGCGTATATGTACAAGAATCCATTGCAGATGCTTTTGTTGAAAAATTTGCAGCAAAAGCAGCGCAATTAACAGTAGGAAATGGATTAGAAGAAGGTACACAAGTTGGACCGTTAATTAACGACAAAGTGGTTGAGAAAGTAAAAGCACAAATTGCGGATGCAAAAAGTAAAGGAGCTAAAGTTGTGGTTGGCGGACAAGCTATAACAACTAAAAACGGTTTCTTTATGGAGCCGACAATTATTACAAATGTAACTGATGACATGAATTGCATGTTTGAAGAAACGTTTGGACCATTGGCCCCTGTAGCAACATTCAAAACAGTAGAAGAAGCTGTAGAACGAGCAAACAATAGCCCTTATGGTTTAGCCGCTTACGTATTTACAGAAAACATTAAAGAAGCAACGTTTGTATCTGAAGAGTTAGAATACGGCATTGTAGGAGTAAATGATGGCTCTCCGTCTGCAGCTCAAGCTCCATTCGGCGGCTTTAAAGAAAGTGGTCTTGGACGCGAAGGAAGTCATTACGGCATTGACGATTATTTAGAAGTAAAATATATCTCAATGGGACTTTAATCAAAAGTAGAGGGACAAAAATATTTTAGTCGAAGTGAAACACGAACTAGCAACTAATAATCAAAATTATTGGTTGTTAGTTCGTATTTTTTTGTTGTGAAGATGGACGTAGCTTTCATGTGTTTCGTTGTGTCCCAGCCTCTTTTTTATGCACTTTTGTAAAGAAAATTTGGAATAATAGTTCTTTAACGCAATTAATTGCATTTCTAGGATGTCTGTGCAAGAATAAGTATTTCAAAAATGGTTTAGCTTTGTTTAAAGCGTGGGTAATACAACAAACGCACATGATTGCTTGTTAGATGAAATAAAAAGCAGAACTTTACCACTGATAAATTACCCACGCTAGAACCAAAATAGTAGTACTGAATGGTGAAAAATATAGGAGTTGATATAGATGATTACAGCAGAGAAAAACATAGTGAAATTTAAAGCAAAAGACGGACGTGAAGTCACTATTCGCCCTGCACAGGCAAGCGATGCAGAGCATATTACAACAGCGGTAAGAGAAATTATTGAGGCTGGGGAATTTATTCAAAAAGATGAGCCGCGTACAGTCCAAGAAGAGCAAGATTTTATTGCATCAGTAGAAAAGAACAATCACATGTACGTTGTAGCTGAAGTCGAAGGTGAAGTACTTGGAATTGCACGTGTTCTTAGAGGCGAAATTAAAATGAAGCGCCACACGGGGCTCTTCCGTACATGGCTTATTTCAAAAGCACAGGGAATGGGAATAGGAAAACAATTTATGAATTATACGCTAAACTGGTGCAAAGAAAATAATCTTCATAAACTTTCTTTAACTGTGTTTGCTTCGAATAAAGTGGCATACGAATTGTATAGAAAGGTAGGATTTGAACAAGAAGGCGTTATGAAAGAACAAGCTTATTTCAACAATGAATATGTAGATGAAATCTATATGTCCATTTTCTTTTCATAAAAAATAAGCACTTATTTTCGTCAATCCATAAATTGTATCTGTACATTCAGATTATTTGCGCTATAATAAAAGTGCACAACAAACATACACTTCTTCAAAACGTAGACTTTCCTGAGTTACAGGAAAGTTTTTTTATGTTTCGCTTCCATTCCACTAAAAAAGAATTGAATAAATCCCCAGCTATTACAAATGTTAAATGTAACGCAATCAAAGAGGTGAAGTGTATGCCAAAGATTATCTCAGTTGGATTTGGAGTTCCCCCTTATGAATTAACTCAGCAAGACACGCTGCTATTTGCAAAAGAACTTTTTTCCGAATCATTTAAAGATATTAATCGGCTGCTGACCGTTTTTCAAAATGGTCAAATTGAGAAACGTAATTTTGCCAAAGACTTGTCTTGGTTTCAAGAAGATCATACATTTGAAGAAAAAAATGATGCTTTTATAGAATCTGCTGTTGAATTAGGTACAAAAGCGATTGAAGACTGCTTAACAAATAAGAACTATGTAAGTACTCCTTTGCCGTGTGGAGAAATTGAGGCTGTTTTTTATGTTTCAACAAGCGGTTTAGCTACGCCTAGCATTGAAGCGCGAATTATGAATAAGCTTGCGTTCTCAGACCATACAAAAAGAATTCCTATTTGGGGATTAGGGTGTGCTGGAGGAGCGTCTGGGCTTTCAAGAGCTTATGAGTATTGCAAAGCCTTTCCGCGTGCCAAAGTCCTTGTTTTATCCATTGAGCTTTGCAGTTTAACTTTTCAGCGAAATGATCGTTCAAAAAGCAACTTAATTGGTACGTCTTTATTTGCGGATGGAGTAGCGGCTGCTTTAGTCGCAGGTGACGAAGCTGATACCACTTTTGCCCTTGCAAAAAGCTATCCTAACATTTTACATACACAATCGACGCTCATGCCCAATTCAGAAGATGTAATGGGGTGGGAGATTAAAAATGATGGACTATTTGTCGTCTTTTCAAAAGATATTCCCACGATTATCGATTCGTGGTTAGGCGGAGAAGTTGAGTCATTTTTACAAACTCAGCATTTGACCAGTCGCGATTTGAAGCATTTTGTTGCTCATCCTGGAGGGAAAAAAGTGCTTGAAGCATATGTATCAACGCTGTCGTTAAACGAAAATATGATTGCTGATTCCCTAGATGTACTTAAAAACCATGGAAACATGTCTTCGGCAACCGTTTTGTATGTGCTAGACCGCTTTATGAAGAAAGAAATTTCAAGTAAAGAATACGGTTTATTAACAGCTCTTGGCCCTGGATTTAGTTCTGAAATGCTTCTATTAGAGTGGAGGTAAAGCGATTGTTTTTTTATAGCTTTTTTGTATTTATTATCTTACAGCGTCTATGTGAATTGGTTATTGCCAAAAGAAATGAAGCTTGGATGAAGAGGCAGGGAGCATACGAAGCTGGTCAAAGTCACTACAAATGGATGGTAAGCATGCATGCCGCTTTTTTTGCTGCTCTTTTTACGGAAGTGTACGTGTTAAACGATGGAATGTATCGCTTTTCTTTTTTGTTGTTTAGCTTTTTTGTGCTTGTGCAACTTGCAAGAATATGGGCTATTTCTTCGTTAGGAAAGTATTGGAATACAAAAATTATCGTTTTGCCTAATGCGAAGGTTGTGCTAAGAGGTCCTTATCGTTTTATGAAGCACCCTAACTATACAGTAGTAGCGGCAGAATTGGTGTTAGTTCCGCTTATGTTTCAGGCATACTGGACGTTAGCTGTTTTTTCTGTTTTCAATTTGTGTATATTAGCCGTCAGAATTCCCTTAGAAGAGCAAGCGTTAACGAATGAAACAAATTACGGCGAAGTGATGCAAAACAGGGGACGTTTCTTTCCTGTAAAAAAATCTTAAAACTAATTGAAAATGAATATCTTTCATGATAAGATGAAACAAATGATAAAGATTATCAATTTCATCAAGTAGAAACGGTGGTGGACGTAATGGTTAGTCTTTTTGTGATCGGAGCACTTGCTACATATGTTGGCGTCACAACGTATGTAATGAAAAATATTGAAAAAGCCCAGAAGGCGTAACATACATGCGATGAATAAAAAAAGCTGTCAAATTATTGACAGCTTTTTTTATTGTTTTTGTAACTAAAAATTCAGTTTTTTATGGGAAAACGCATGCGAATCAAGTAAAATAGAGAAAGAATAAGCAGAAATGAAGATGGATAGAGCACATTTAAATACAGTCTTGAATGAGGCAAAAGGGGTAGAGTAATAATGGGTAAAGTGAGTGTGAAACATCAAGAAAATCTCCGATTGGAAGCATCTCTTTTTCATTTACATAAGCAATTTCAAGCAGCTGGAGATGAACAGCAGGCAGCAAAAGCAATACAGCTGTTAAAAAAGTGGGTGAACGGCGAATTTGTTGTAGCATTTTGCGGACATTTTTCGGCTGGAAAATCGAGCATGATTAACGAATTAATGGGGCAAGCAATTTTGCCTGCAAGTCCTATTCCAACAAGCGCAAACTTAGTATCAGTAAAAGCAGGGGATGAGCATGCAACCGTTTATTATCGCAAACAGTCGCCGGTGCGTTATGAAGCACCTTATGAGTATGAGCAAATTAAGCAGTTTGCTGTGGATGGAGATGAAGTAGAGTCCATTCATTTATCGATAGATACAGATGCTATTCCTAAAAATGTTGTGGTGATGGACACACCAGGAATTGATTCAACAGATGATGCACATCGTGTATCGACCGAGTCAGCTCTTCACTTAGCGGACGTTATTTTCTACGTGATGGATTATAATCATGTGCAGGCAGAATTAAATCTTCAATTTGCAAAACAGCTGCAAGAAGCTAATAAAACGCTTTATTTAATTGTAAATCAAATTGATAAACACCAAGAAGATCAGCTAACATTTCAAGCATTTAAAGAATCTGTAGAAACGTCATTTTTAAAGTGGAATGTGAGACCAGAAGGAATCTTCTATACGTCGTTAAAAGAGCCAACCAACCGTCATAATGACCTTTCGTACGTAAAATCTCTATTACTTGCTATGATGACGGAAAAAGAAAACCGGCATCAGCATATTCAACATGCGATGCAAATGTTAATTGACGATCACCTTGCCTTTATTGAAGACCAAGAAGAAGAAAAGTTAACGATTCATGACGAGCTGCGCCATAAGCTGACGCTTGAGAATCATGAAATGAATAAGCATCAAAAAGAGCAGCTTCTCGAAAAAGAAGCGGAAATAAGGCGTGCTGAAAAGCAGCTAGCAGAAACGTACCAACAAGAAACAGGTAAGATACTAAGCAACGCCAATTTAACACCATATGAAATGAGAGAAAAAGCTAGGCTGTTTTTAGAAACGACAAAGCCTGATTTTAAAGTAGGTCTTTTATTTGCTAAGAAAAAGACCGAGGAAGTAAAAAAAGAGCGGCTGACGTTATTTTTTGATGATATGAAAGAACGAGCAGCTTCTCAGCTGCAGTGGCACTTGCAGCAATATGTGCAAGAGCTGGTGAAAAATCAAAATCTTACCGATCCGGATCTTATACGCCAGGTTCAGCAGTTTGAAATTCCGTTAGAGCCGCATGATTTAATTGAAACGGTAAAGGCAGGAGCTACGATTAATGGTGATTATGTTTTAACGTACGCAAAAGATGTAGCCGAGCATATTAAGAAAAAAGCGACGCGATTATTATACGAGCTTTATGCGCAAATTGAACAGAGCAAAATCGAGCAAGATGAAGTAAAGCGTAAAAAAATTTATCAACACTTGCAGGAATGTGAAGTATTTGAAGAAGCGTATACATCTCTTCAGGAAATGAAATCAAAATTGGCACGTACAAAAGCTTTGCTTCAATCTTTACAGCAAACTGATGACGACCTAACGGCAGAAGATACAAACGAGTTGTCATATATGTTACAAGAAGAATATGAAACGGGCATCATGAAAGCTGAAGAAAAGCAAGAAGCTGTGAGTGAGCAGCAGTTAGTTTCACAGCCTGAGGAAGCTGTGCATGAAACAGGAACGGAAAAGGTTCTTCAAGATGTATCAGCTGTTCTCGAACAGCTCCGTTCATTTGGAAAGTTAGACCGCTTTATTACCAGACTTCAAGAAAAGCGTAAAAAGCTATCAAATCAAACGTTTACTGTAGCTTTATTCGGAGCGTTCAGTGCCGGTAAGTCATCTTTTGCTAATGCGTTGATTGGAGAAAGATTACTTCCAGTATCTCCGAACCCAACAACAGCAACTATCAATAAAATTATGCCTCCAACAGAAAAACGGCCGCATAAAACAGCTGTTGTGCAAATGAAAACAAACGAGCAGATGATCCAAGATTTGAATGGTGCACTTAAGCTGTTTCACCATGAAGTAGAATCAATTGACGAAGCGTTAACAATTATTCCAACTCTGCAGGCAACAGAAGAGCTGCAGCTGCATTTGTCGTTTTTACAGGCAGTAGAAAAAGGCTACGGCGAAGTCAAGCAGCATATCGGTTCAGAAGTAGTGGTGGATACAGAAGGATTTCATGATTATGTAGCTAAAGAAGAAAAAGCGTGTTTTGTTCAATTTATTAACCTGTATTATGACTGTGAATTTACTCGCTTAGGCATTACACTCGTTGATACACCCGGAGCTGATTCAATCAATGCGAGACACACTGGAGTAGCGTTTGAGTATATCAAAAATGCAGATGCCATTTTATTTGTAACGTATTATAATCATGCGTTTTCAAAAGCTGACCGCGAATTTCTTATTCAGCTTGGCCGTGTAAAAGATGTATTTGCGCTTGATAAAATGTTTTTCTTAGTAAATGCAGCGGACCTAGCCAGCTCGGATACAGAGCTGCAGTTAGTTCAGACCTATGTAAAAGAACAGCTTGAACAGTATGGTATACGTTTTCCGCGCTTATACCCGGTATCAAGCTTGCAGGCTTTGCAAAACCATGAGGATAAAATGTTTCTGCCATTCAAAAATGCGTTTTACCGCTTCATAAATTATGAATTACCAGAGCTTGCTATCCAAAGTGTCTATGCAGATTTCGAACAAATTTTAGCAGTTTCCAATGAAATGAAACAGGTGCAAACAAAATCAGAAGTGGATAAAAAGCGATACATTCAATCTCTTCACATAAAAAATGAGCAGGTAGCAGCAAAACTGCATGAAATTCATTTTGAATATGAACAACAGCAGTTTGACCGAGAATTAGAAGAGCTCTTATTTTATGTAAAAAAACGTCTGTTTGTAAGGTACGATGACTTCTTTAAAGAAGCCTTCAGTCCGGCAAACTTAAGGGATGATCGAGGTGAAAAGCAAAAGCAGCTGCGCCTTTGTTTGCAGGAGTTGTTAACGTCTATTTCCTTCGACGCAACGCAAGAAGTGCGTGCGACCACTTTGCGAATCGAAAAATACATCGTAAAATTAATCGAAGACTGGCATCGAATGATCATTACAAAGCTACAGCGCTATGAACCGACGTTTACTCCAACGTTGAACTCGTTAGAGCCTCCAAATGGCAGTGAAGTTGTGACAAGTCATCAATTTGATGAGAATGAATCGTATCAAAAAGAGCTTTCACTGTATAAAAACAATAAAAGCTTTTTTGAAAAAAATGAGAAAGTAAAGCTTCACGCTGCTTTACTAGAACGTATTAAGCCGGATATTAATCACTACATTGCGAAAGAAGAAGCCGCTCTTCATTCACACTATACCAATTTAGTGAATCAGTACGTTTTAGCGCATAAACAGTCTGTATCTGAAGAATGGTATGATTATTACAAACAGCTGCAAGCGGCCGTGTCTGAAGAATTTCCAATTCAAGAATTGGTAAGTACAATGACGGTGCTAGAACATGTATT contains the following coding sequences:
- a CDS encoding dynamin family protein; this translates as MGKVSVKHQENLRLEASLFHLHKQFQAAGDEQQAAKAIQLLKKWVNGEFVVAFCGHFSAGKSSMINELMGQAILPASPIPTSANLVSVKAGDEHATVYYRKQSPVRYEAPYEYEQIKQFAVDGDEVESIHLSIDTDAIPKNVVVMDTPGIDSTDDAHRVSTESALHLADVIFYVMDYNHVQAELNLQFAKQLQEANKTLYLIVNQIDKHQEDQLTFQAFKESVETSFLKWNVRPEGIFYTSLKEPTNRHNDLSYVKSLLLAMMTEKENRHQHIQHAMQMLIDDHLAFIEDQEEEKLTIHDELRHKLTLENHEMNKHQKEQLLEKEAEIRRAEKQLAETYQQETGKILSNANLTPYEMREKARLFLETTKPDFKVGLLFAKKKTEEVKKERLTLFFDDMKERAASQLQWHLQQYVQELVKNQNLTDPDLIRQVQQFEIPLEPHDLIETVKAGATINGDYVLTYAKDVAEHIKKKATRLLYELYAQIEQSKIEQDEVKRKKIYQHLQECEVFEEAYTSLQEMKSKLARTKALLQSLQQTDDDLTAEDTNELSYMLQEEYETGIMKAEEKQEAVSEQQLVSQPEEAVHETGTEKVLQDVSAVLEQLRSFGKLDRFITRLQEKRKKLSNQTFTVALFGAFSAGKSSFANALIGERLLPVSPNPTTATINKIMPPTEKRPHKTAVVQMKTNEQMIQDLNGALKLFHHEVESIDEALTIIPTLQATEELQLHLSFLQAVEKGYGEVKQHIGSEVVVDTEGFHDYVAKEEKACFVQFINLYYDCEFTRLGITLVDTPGADSINARHTGVAFEYIKNADAILFVTYYNHAFSKADREFLIQLGRVKDVFALDKMFFLVNAADLASSDTELQLVQTYVKEQLEQYGIRFPRLYPVSSLQALQNHEDKMFLPFKNAFYRFINYELPELAIQSVYADFEQILAVSNEMKQVQTKSEVDKKRYIQSLHIKNEQVAAKLHEIHFEYEQQQFDRELEELLFYVKKRLFVRYDDFFKEAFSPANLRDDRGEKQKQLRLCLQELLTSISFDATQEVRATTLRIEKYIVKLIEDWHRMIITKLQRYEPTFTPTLNSLEPPNGSEVVTSHQFDENESYQKELSLYKNNKSFFEKNEKVKLHAALLERIKPDINHYIAKEEAALHSHYTNLVNQYVLAHKQSVSEEWYDYYKQLQAAVSEEFPIQELVSTMTVLEHVLEERKGH
- a CDS encoding type III polyketide synthase: MPKIISVGFGVPPYELTQQDTLLFAKELFSESFKDINRLLTVFQNGQIEKRNFAKDLSWFQEDHTFEEKNDAFIESAVELGTKAIEDCLTNKNYVSTPLPCGEIEAVFYVSTSGLATPSIEARIMNKLAFSDHTKRIPIWGLGCAGGASGLSRAYEYCKAFPRAKVLVLSIELCSLTFQRNDRSKSNLIGTSLFADGVAAALVAGDEADTTFALAKSYPNILHTQSTLMPNSEDVMGWEIKNDGLFVVFSKDIPTIIDSWLGGEVESFLQTQHLTSRDLKHFVAHPGGKKVLEAYVSTLSLNENMIADSLDVLKNHGNMSSATVLYVLDRFMKKEISSKEYGLLTALGPGFSSEMLLLEWR
- a CDS encoding isoprenylcysteine carboxyl methyltransferase family protein, whose protein sequence is MFFYSFFVFIILQRLCELVIAKRNEAWMKRQGAYEAGQSHYKWMVSMHAAFFAALFTEVYVLNDGMYRFSFLLFSFFVLVQLARIWAISSLGKYWNTKIIVLPNAKVVLRGPYRFMKHPNYTVVAAELVLVPLMFQAYWTLAVFSVFNLCILAVRIPLEEQALTNETNYGEVMQNRGRFFPVKKS